A single Pan paniscus chromosome 21, NHGRI_mPanPan1-v2.0_pri, whole genome shotgun sequence DNA region contains:
- the MYL9 gene encoding myosin regulatory light polypeptide 9 has product MSSKRAKAKTTKKRPQRATSNVFAMFDQSQIQEFKEAFNMIDQNRDGFIDKEDLHDMLASLGKNPTDEYLEGMMSEAPGPINFTMFLTMFGEKLNGTDPEDVIRNAFACFDEEASGFIHEDHLRELLTTMGDRFTDEEVDEMYREAPIDKKGNFNYVEFTRILKHGAKDKDD; this is encoded by the exons ATGTCCAGCAAGCGGGCCAAAGCCAAGACCACCAAGAAGCGGCCACAGCGGGCCACATCCAACGTCTTCGCAATGTTTGACCAGTCCCAGATCCAGGAGTTTAAGGAGGCTTTCAACATGATTGACCAGAACCGTGATGGCTTCATTGACAAGGAGGACCTGCACGACATGCTGGCCTCGCTGG GGAAGAACCCCACAGACGAATACCTGGAGGGCATGATGAGCGAGGCCCCGGGGCCCATCAACTTCACCATGTTCCTCACCATGTTTGGGGAGAAGCTGAACGGCACGGACCCCGAGGATGTGATTCGCAACGCCTTTGCCTGCTTCGACGAGGAAGCCTCAG GTTTCATCCATGAGGACCACCTCCGGGAGCTGCTCACCACCATGGGTGACcgcttcacagatgaggaagtggACGAGATGTACCGGGAGGCGCCCATTGATAAGAAAGGCAACTTCAACTACGTGGAGTTCACCCGCATCCTCAAACATGGCGCCAAGGATAAAGACGACTAG